A window of the Kosakonia radicincitans DSM 16656 genome harbors these coding sequences:
- a CDS encoding YajQ family cyclic di-GMP-binding protein, with translation MPSFDIVSEVEMREVQNGVENATREVATRFDFRNVEATFDLNEEKQTIKVLSESDFQVNQLLDILRAKLLKRGIEGASLDVPEEFVHSGKNWFVEAKLKQGIDAPTAKKIIKLIKDSKLKVQAQIQGEEIRVTGKSRDDLQAVMALVRGGNLGQPFQFKNFRD, from the coding sequence ATGCCATCTTTCGATATCGTTTCCGAAGTTGAAATGCGCGAAGTGCAAAACGGCGTTGAGAATGCGACCCGTGAAGTCGCAACACGCTTCGATTTTCGCAACGTTGAAGCCACATTTGATCTGAACGAAGAAAAACAGACCATTAAGGTGCTGAGCGAATCTGATTTCCAGGTTAACCAGTTGCTGGATATTTTACGTGCCAAGCTGCTGAAACGCGGCATTGAAGGGGCATCCCTGGATGTGCCGGAAGAATTCGTCCACAGCGGGAAAAACTGGTTTGTGGAAGCAAAGCTGAAGCAGGGGATCGATGCGCCGACGGCGAAGAAAATCATCAAGCTGATTAAAGACAGTAAACTGAAAGTGCAGGCGCAGATTCAGGGGGAAGAGATCCGCGTGACCGGGAAATCCCGTGACGATCTGCAAGCGGTGATGGCACTGGTGCGCGGCGGCAATCTGGGCCAGCCGTTCCAGTTCAAAAACTTCCGCGATTAA
- the panE gene encoding 2-dehydropantoate 2-reductase: MRITVLGCGALGQLWLTALCKQGHEVQGWLRVPQPFCSVNVVEEDGTVFNESLTANDPEFLAASDLLLVTLKAWQVSDAVKGLAPALSPATPVLLIHNGMGTVEELKALPNPLLIGTTTHAARRDGNVIVHVASGTTHIGPARQQDGEFSALADTLQEALPDVAWHNTIRPALWRKLAVNCVINPLTALHDCKNGDLREFPDEVAKITREVAAVIEREGHHISADDLLSYVNQIIENTAENISSMLQDVRALRHTESDYITGYLLRRARAHGIAVPENARLYEMIKRKESEYERISSDMPRPW, encoded by the coding sequence ATGAGAATTACCGTACTCGGTTGCGGTGCTTTAGGGCAATTGTGGTTAACAGCGCTGTGTAAACAGGGACATGAAGTACAGGGCTGGTTACGCGTGCCTCAGCCTTTTTGCAGTGTGAATGTCGTGGAAGAAGACGGCACGGTTTTTAATGAATCCCTGACGGCCAACGATCCTGAATTTTTGGCCGCTAGCGATCTGCTGCTGGTGACGCTGAAAGCCTGGCAAGTTTCTGATGCGGTAAAAGGCCTTGCACCGGCGCTTTCTCCCGCGACGCCGGTACTGCTGATTCACAACGGTATGGGCACCGTGGAAGAGTTAAAAGCGCTGCCGAATCCCCTGCTGATTGGTACCACGACTCACGCTGCTCGCCGCGATGGTAACGTGATTGTGCATGTGGCCAGCGGTACTACGCATATTGGCCCGGCGCGGCAGCAGGACGGTGAATTCAGCGCGCTGGCAGATACCCTGCAAGAAGCGCTGCCGGATGTAGCCTGGCACAATACCATTCGCCCGGCTCTGTGGCGCAAGCTGGCGGTGAACTGCGTGATCAATCCTCTGACCGCCCTGCACGACTGCAAAAATGGCGATCTGCGCGAATTTCCCGATGAGGTGGCAAAAATTACCCGCGAAGTCGCTGCCGTTATCGAACGTGAAGGCCATCATATCTCTGCGGATGATTTGCTGAGCTATGTGAACCAGATTATCGAAAATACAGCGGAAAATATTTCGTCGATGCTCCAGGATGTGCGCGCCTTGCGGCACACCGAGAGCGATTATATTACTGGCTACCTGCTCAGACGCGCCCGCGCGCACGGTATCGCGGTGCCGGAAAATGCCCGTCTGTATGAAATGATTAAACGTAAGGAGAGTGAGTATGAGCGCATCAGCTCTGATATGCCTCGCCCCTGGTAG
- a CDS encoding cytochrome o ubiquinol oxidase subunit III translates to MATDTLTNAHAHAHEHGHHDAGPNKVFGFWIYLMSDCILFCCLFATYAVLVNGTAGGPTGKDIFELPFVLVETALLLFSSITYGMAAIAMYKNNKSQVVSWLALTWLFGAGFIGMELYEFHHLIAEGMGPDRSGFLSAFFALVGTHGLHVTSGLIWMAVLMFQVSRRGLTSTNRTRIMCLSLFWHFLDVVWICVFSVVYLMGAM, encoded by the coding sequence ATGGCAACTGATACTCTGACCAACGCGCACGCCCACGCGCACGAACACGGGCACCACGATGCAGGGCCGAATAAAGTCTTCGGTTTCTGGATCTACCTGATGAGCGACTGCATTCTGTTCTGCTGTCTGTTCGCTACCTATGCCGTTCTGGTGAACGGCACAGCGGGCGGCCCGACCGGTAAGGACATTTTCGAGCTGCCGTTCGTACTGGTTGAAACCGCGCTGCTGTTGTTCAGCTCCATCACCTACGGCATGGCGGCTATCGCCATGTACAAAAACAACAAAAGCCAGGTTGTTTCATGGCTGGCGTTGACCTGGTTGTTTGGCGCGGGCTTTATCGGGATGGAACTCTATGAGTTCCACCACCTGATTGCCGAAGGCATGGGTCCGGATCGCAGCGGCTTCCTTTCAGCGTTCTTCGCGCTGGTAGGCACCCACGGTCTGCACGTGACCTCGGGTCTGATCTGGATGGCGGTTCTGATGTTCCAGGTTTCCCGTCGCGGTCTGACCAGCACTAACCGTACCCGTATCATGTGCCTGAGCCTGTTCTGGCACTTCCTGGACGTGGTATGGATCTGCGTGTTCTCTGTTGTTTATCTGATGGGGGCGATGTAA
- a CDS encoding cytochrome o ubiquinol oxidase subunit IV encodes MSHSNDHGASHGSVKTYMTGFILSIILTVIPFWMVMNGSASKPVILGVVLVTAVVQILVHLVCFLHMNTKSDEGWNLTAFIFTVIIIAILVVGSIWIMWNLNYNMMVH; translated from the coding sequence ATGAGTCATTCTAACGATCATGGCGCTTCCCACGGCAGCGTAAAAACCTACATGACAGGTTTCATCCTGTCGATCATCCTGACGGTGATCCCGTTCTGGATGGTGATGAACGGTTCTGCTTCTAAGCCGGTAATTCTGGGCGTTGTCCTGGTTACCGCCGTAGTTCAGATTCTGGTGCATCTGGTTTGCTTCCTGCACATGAACACCAAGTCTGATGAAGGCTGGAACCTTACCGCCTTTATCTTTACCGTGATTATCATCGCTATCCTGGTAGTCGGTTCCATCTGGATTATGTGGAACCTCAACTACAACATGATGGTTCACTAA
- the cyoE gene encoding heme o synthase — protein MFKQYLQVTKPGIIFGNLISVIGGFLLASKGHIDYPLFLYTLIGVSLVVASGCVFNNYIDRDIDKKMERTKNRVLVRGLISPKVSLVYASLLGIAGFMLLWFGANPLACWLGVMGFVVYVGVYSLYMKRHSVYGTLIGSLSGAAPPVIGYCAVTNEFDSGAAILLAIFSLWQMPHSYAIAIFRFKDYQAANIPVLPVVKGISVAKNHITLYILAFAIATLMLSLGGYAGYKYLVVAAAVSLWWLGMALRGYKVEDDKVWARKLFVFSIVAITSLSVMMSVDFMVPDSHSLLTYVW, from the coding sequence ATGTTTAAGCAATACCTGCAAGTTACGAAACCGGGCATTATTTTTGGCAATCTGATCTCCGTGATTGGGGGGTTCCTGCTGGCTTCCAAAGGCCACATCGACTATCCCCTGTTCCTCTACACGCTGATTGGCGTGTCGTTGGTGGTCGCCTCTGGTTGTGTATTTAACAACTACATCGATCGTGACATCGATAAAAAGATGGAACGAACGAAAAACCGGGTGCTGGTCAGAGGGCTGATCTCGCCAAAAGTCTCGCTGGTGTACGCCTCCTTGTTGGGTATTGCTGGCTTTATGCTGCTGTGGTTTGGCGCCAACCCGCTGGCCTGCTGGCTGGGGGTAATGGGGTTCGTGGTTTATGTCGGCGTTTACAGCCTGTACATGAAACGCCACTCCGTTTACGGCACGCTGATTGGCTCTCTCTCCGGCGCTGCGCCGCCGGTGATTGGCTATTGCGCGGTCACCAACGAGTTCGATAGCGGTGCGGCAATTCTGCTGGCGATTTTCAGCCTGTGGCAAATGCCTCACTCCTATGCCATCGCGATTTTCCGCTTTAAGGATTATCAGGCAGCGAACATTCCGGTACTGCCGGTGGTGAAAGGCATTTCCGTGGCCAAAAACCATATCACGCTGTACATCCTGGCGTTTGCCATTGCCACACTGATGCTGTCGCTGGGCGGTTATGCCGGGTACAAATACCTGGTCGTTGCCGCCGCGGTAAGCCTCTGGTGGCTGGGCATGGCGCTGCGCGGTTACAAAGTGGAAGATGACAAAGTGTGGGCGCGCAAACTGTTTGTGTTCTCCATTGTTGCCATCACTTCCCTTTCCGTAATGATGTCCGTGGACTTTATGGTGCCGGATTCACACAGCCTGCTGACATACGTCTGGTAA
- a CDS encoding MFS transporter, giving the protein MNDYKMTPGELRATWGLGTVFSLRMLGMFMVLPVLTTYGMALQGASEALIGLAIGIYGLAQAVFQIPFGLLSDRIGRKPLIVGGLAIFVLGSVIAALTDSIWGIILGRALQGSGAIAAAVMALLSDLTREQNRTKAMAFIGVSFGVTFAIAMVLGPVITHLLGLHALFWMIAVLATIGIILTLWVVPDSKHHVRNRESGMVKDCFSMVIVNPKLLKLNFGIMCLHILLMSTFVALPGQLESAGFPASEHWKIYLVTMLISFASVVPFIIYAEVKRRMKRVFVLCVALLLIAEIVLWGAGAYFWEIVIGVQIFFLAFNLMEALLPSLISKEAPAGYKGTAMGIYSTSQFLGVAIGGAVGGWVDGLFDSQMVFLVGALLAVVWLLVASSMQEPPYVSSLRIAIPDDVAIDDALQQRLRATAGVSEVLVVAEERSAYVKIDSKVTNRFEVEQAVAG; this is encoded by the coding sequence ATGAACGATTATAAAATGACGCCAGGCGAGTTGCGCGCCACCTGGGGTTTAGGGACTGTATTTTCACTGCGCATGCTCGGCATGTTTATGGTCCTGCCCGTTCTGACCACATACGGTATGGCGTTGCAGGGCGCATCGGAAGCCCTGATTGGGCTGGCGATCGGCATCTACGGCCTGGCCCAGGCGGTATTTCAGATCCCCTTTGGACTGCTTTCGGATCGCATCGGCCGCAAGCCGCTGATTGTCGGCGGGCTGGCGATCTTCGTGCTGGGCAGCGTGATTGCCGCGCTCACCGATTCTATCTGGGGCATTATTCTTGGTCGCGCGCTGCAAGGCTCCGGGGCGATTGCCGCCGCCGTGATGGCGCTGCTGTCGGATCTCACTCGCGAACAAAATCGCACCAAAGCGATGGCATTTATCGGCGTCAGCTTCGGCGTCACGTTCGCCATAGCCATGGTTTTAGGGCCGGTCATTACACATCTCTTAGGCCTGCATGCGCTGTTCTGGATGATTGCCGTACTGGCGACTATCGGCATCATCCTGACGCTGTGGGTAGTGCCGGACAGCAAACACCACGTGCGCAACCGCGAATCGGGAATGGTCAAAGATTGCTTTAGCATGGTGATCGTCAATCCAAAGCTGCTGAAGCTGAACTTTGGCATTATGTGCCTGCATATCCTGCTGATGTCGACGTTTGTGGCGCTGCCCGGTCAGCTTGAATCGGCCGGTTTTCCGGCTTCAGAGCACTGGAAAATCTATCTCGTCACCATGCTTATCTCTTTTGCTTCGGTGGTGCCGTTTATTATCTACGCCGAAGTGAAACGCCGGATGAAGCGTGTTTTTGTGCTCTGCGTTGCGCTACTGCTGATTGCCGAAATCGTGCTGTGGGGCGCTGGCGCTTACTTCTGGGAAATTGTGATTGGCGTACAGATCTTCTTCCTCGCCTTTAACCTGATGGAAGCGCTGCTGCCGTCGCTAATCAGTAAAGAAGCGCCAGCCGGTTATAAAGGGACGGCAATGGGCATTTACTCCACCAGCCAGTTTCTCGGTGTCGCTATTGGCGGCGCGGTCGGCGGCTGGGTGGATGGTTTATTTGACTCGCAAATGGTGTTCCTGGTTGGCGCATTGCTGGCCGTGGTCTGGCTGCTGGTTGCCAGCAGCATGCAGGAACCGCCCTATGTCAGCAGCCTGCGCATCGCCATTCCTGATGATGTGGCTATTGATGACGCGCTACAGCAGCGTCTGCGCGCCACGGCGGGCGTCAGTGAAGTATTGGTCGTAGCAGAAGAGCGTAGCGCTTACGTGAAGATCGACAGCAAAGTGACAAACCGCTTTGAAGTCGAACAGGCCGTCGCAGGTTAA
- the cyoB gene encoding cytochrome o ubiquinol oxidase subunit I has product MFGKLTLDAVPYHEPIIMVTVAAIIVGGLAVVGLISYFGKWSWLWKEWLTSVDHKRLGIMYVLVAVVMLLRGFADAVMMRSQQALASAGEAGFLPPHHYDQIFTAHGVIMIFFVAMPFVIGLMNLVVPLQIGARDVAFPFLNNLSFWFTVVGVILVNLSLGVGEFAQTGWLAYPPLSGIEYSPGVGVDYWIWSLQLSGIGTTLTGINFFVTILKMRAPGMTMFKMPVFTWASLCANVLIIASFPILTVTIALLTLDRYLGTHFFTNDMGGNMMMYINLIWAWGHPEVYILVLPVFGVFSEITATFSRKRLFGYTSLVWATVCITVLSFIVWLHHFFTMGAGANVNAFFGITTMIIAIPTGVKIFNWLFTMYQGRIVFHSSMLWTIGFIVTFSVGGMTGVLLAVPGADFVLHNSLFLIAHFHNVIIGGVVFGCFAGLTYWWPKAFGYTLNETWGKRAFWFWIIGFFVAFMPLYVLGFMGMTRRLSQQIDPQFHTMLIVAACGAALIAIGILCLLIQIYVSIRDRDQNRDLTGDPWGGRTLEWATSSPPPFYNFAHVPHVHERDAFWEMKEKGEAYKKPAQYEEIHMPKNSGAGIVIAAFATVFGFAMIWHIWWMAIVGFAGIIISWIVKSFDEDVDYYVPVAEIEKLENQHFDEITKAGLKNGN; this is encoded by the coding sequence ATGTTCGGAAAACTTACACTGGATGCAGTGCCGTATCATGAACCCATTATCATGGTCACGGTTGCTGCGATTATCGTCGGCGGTCTGGCGGTAGTTGGCCTGATCTCTTACTTCGGTAAATGGTCCTGGCTGTGGAAAGAATGGTTGACCTCTGTTGACCACAAACGCCTTGGTATCATGTACGTCCTCGTGGCCGTTGTGATGCTGCTGCGTGGCTTCGCAGATGCTGTCATGATGCGTAGCCAGCAGGCGCTGGCCTCTGCGGGTGAAGCGGGCTTCCTGCCGCCTCACCACTACGATCAGATCTTCACCGCTCACGGCGTGATCATGATCTTCTTCGTGGCAATGCCATTCGTTATCGGTCTGATGAACCTGGTGGTTCCGTTGCAGATCGGTGCGCGCGACGTTGCGTTCCCGTTCCTGAACAACCTGAGCTTCTGGTTCACGGTTGTGGGCGTGATTCTGGTTAACCTCTCTCTGGGCGTCGGTGAGTTCGCGCAGACCGGTTGGCTGGCTTATCCGCCGCTTTCGGGAATTGAATACAGCCCTGGCGTCGGGGTCGATTACTGGATCTGGAGTCTCCAGCTTTCGGGTATCGGTACGACGCTGACCGGTATCAACTTCTTCGTGACCATTCTGAAGATGCGTGCGCCGGGCATGACGATGTTCAAAATGCCGGTATTTACCTGGGCATCTTTGTGCGCCAACGTGCTGATTATCGCTTCGTTCCCAATTCTGACTGTCACCATTGCGCTGCTGACCCTGGATCGTTATCTGGGCACCCATTTCTTTACCAACGATATGGGTGGCAACATGATGATGTACATCAACCTGATTTGGGCCTGGGGTCACCCGGAAGTGTACATTCTGGTGCTGCCGGTCTTCGGGGTGTTCTCCGAAATCACCGCCACCTTCTCGCGTAAACGCCTGTTTGGTTACACCTCGCTGGTATGGGCGACCGTATGTATTACCGTACTGTCGTTCATCGTTTGGCTGCACCACTTCTTCACCATGGGTGCTGGCGCGAACGTAAACGCCTTCTTTGGTATCACCACGATGATTATCGCCATCCCGACCGGGGTGAAGATCTTCAACTGGCTGTTCACCATGTATCAGGGCCGCATTGTGTTCCACTCCTCTATGCTGTGGACCATCGGCTTTATCGTGACCTTCTCCGTAGGTGGGATGACCGGCGTGCTGCTGGCGGTTCCGGGCGCAGACTTCGTACTGCACAACAGCCTGTTCCTGATTGCGCACTTCCATAACGTTATCATCGGCGGCGTGGTCTTCGGTTGCTTCGCAGGTCTGACTTACTGGTGGCCGAAAGCCTTCGGTTACACCCTGAACGAAACCTGGGGTAAACGCGCTTTCTGGTTCTGGATCATCGGCTTCTTCGTTGCATTTATGCCGCTGTACGTGCTGGGCTTTATGGGTATGACCCGTCGCCTGAGCCAGCAGATTGATCCGCAGTTCCACACCATGCTGATTGTCGCAGCCTGCGGTGCGGCGCTGATTGCTATCGGTATCCTGTGTCTGCTGATTCAGATCTACGTTTCTATTCGCGACCGCGATCAGAACCGTGACCTGACCGGTGACCCGTGGGGTGGCCGTACGCTGGAGTGGGCAACCTCCTCTCCTCCGCCGTTCTACAACTTTGCTCATGTCCCGCACGTTCACGAACGTGACGCGTTCTGGGAAATGAAAGAGAAAGGCGAAGCGTACAAAAAACCTGCGCAGTATGAAGAAATTCATATGCCGAAAAACAGCGGTGCCGGCATTGTTATCGCCGCGTTTGCAACCGTGTTTGGTTTCGCCATGATCTGGCATATCTGGTGGATGGCTATCGTTGGTTTCGCTGGCATCATCATCAGCTGGATTGTGAAGAGCTTCGACGAGGACGTGGATTACTACGTACCGGTTGCAGAAATCGAGAAACTGGAAAACCAGCATTTCGATGAGATCACTAAAGCAGGGCTGAAAAATGGCAACTGA
- the thiI gene encoding tRNA uracil 4-sulfurtransferase ThiI: protein MKFIIKLFPEITIKSQSVRLRFIKILTGNIRNVLKHYDETLAVVRHWDHIEVRAKDENQRLAIRDALTRIPGIHHILEVEDVPFTSLHDIFEKALVQYREQIEGKTFCVRVKRRGKHEFSSIEVERYVGGGLNQHVESARVKLTHPDVTVNLEIEDDRLLLVKGRYEGIGGFPIGTQEDVLSLISGGFDSGVSSYMLMRRGCRVHYCFFNLGGAAHEIGVRQVAHYLWNRFGSSHRVRFVAINFEPVVGEILEKVDDGQMGVVLKRMMVRAASKVAERYGVQALVTGEALGQVSSQTLTNLRLIDNVSDTLILRPLISYDKEHIIDLAREIGTEDFARTMPEYCGVISKSPTVKAVKAKIEAEEAHFDFAILDQVVAEASNIDIREIAQQTQQEVVEVETVNGFGPNDVVLDIRSIDEQDDKPLKLEGVDVVSLPFYKLSTKFGDLDQSKTWLLWCERGVMSRLQALYLREQGFQNVKVYRP, encoded by the coding sequence ATGAAGTTTATCATTAAATTGTTCCCGGAAATCACCATCAAAAGCCAATCTGTGCGCTTGCGCTTTATTAAAATTCTGACCGGGAACATTCGTAACGTTCTGAAGCACTACGACGAAACCCTGGCCGTTGTGCGCCACTGGGACCATATCGAAGTCCGCGCCAAAGATGAAAACCAGCGTCTGGCTATTCGCGACGCGCTGACCCGCATTCCGGGGATCCACCATATTCTGGAAGTGGAAGATGTGCCTTTCACTTCTCTGCACGATATTTTTGAGAAAGCGCTGGTGCAGTATCGCGAGCAAATTGAAGGTAAAACCTTCTGCGTGCGCGTGAAACGCCGTGGTAAACATGAATTCAGCTCTATTGAAGTGGAACGTTACGTGGGCGGCGGGCTGAATCAGCATGTCGAATCTGCGCGCGTGAAGCTGACGCACCCGGATGTGACGGTGAATCTGGAAATCGAAGATGACCGTCTGCTGCTGGTAAAAGGCCGTTATGAAGGTATTGGCGGCTTCCCGATTGGCACCCAGGAAGATGTCTTGTCGCTGATTTCCGGCGGCTTCGACTCCGGCGTTTCCAGCTATATGCTGATGCGTCGCGGCTGCCGCGTACACTACTGCTTCTTTAATCTCGGCGGCGCAGCCCATGAAATTGGCGTTCGCCAGGTGGCGCATTATCTGTGGAACCGCTTTGGTAGTTCGCACCGCGTGCGTTTTGTGGCAATCAATTTTGAACCGGTGGTCGGCGAGATCCTCGAAAAAGTCGATGATGGCCAGATGGGCGTGGTACTGAAACGCATGATGGTGCGCGCTGCGTCGAAAGTCGCTGAGCGTTACGGCGTGCAGGCGCTGGTAACCGGTGAAGCGCTGGGACAGGTTTCCAGCCAGACGCTGACCAACCTGCGTCTGATTGATAACGTCTCCGATACGCTGATCCTGCGCCCGCTCATCTCTTACGATAAAGAGCACATTATCGATCTGGCGCGTGAAATTGGTACCGAGGATTTTGCCCGCACGATGCCGGAATATTGCGGCGTGATTTCCAAAAGCCCAACGGTGAAGGCGGTGAAAGCGAAGATCGAAGCGGAAGAAGCACACTTTGATTTCGCTATCCTCGACCAGGTTGTGGCGGAAGCCAGCAATATTGATATCCGTGAAATCGCTCAGCAAACCCAGCAAGAGGTAGTGGAAGTTGAAACGGTTAACGGTTTCGGCCCGAACGATGTGGTGCTGGATATCCGTTCGATTGACGAACAGGATGATAAGCCGCTGAAGCTGGAAGGCGTTGATGTTGTGTCGCTGCCGTTCTACAAGCTGAGCACGAAGTTTGGCGATCTGGATCAGAGCAAAACCTGGCTGCTGTGGTGCGAGCGTGGCGTGATGAGCCGCTTGCAGGCGCTCTATCTGCGCGAGCAGGGCTTCCAGAATGTGAAGGTTTATCGCCCGTAA
- the xseB gene encoding exodeoxyribonuclease VII small subunit, which produces MPKKNEAPASFETALSELEQIVTRLESGDLPLEEALNEFERGVQLARQGQVKLQQAEQRVQILLSDSEEASLKPFAPDAE; this is translated from the coding sequence ATGCCAAAGAAAAACGAAGCACCGGCCAGTTTCGAAACAGCGCTGAGCGAGCTGGAACAGATTGTCACTCGTCTTGAAAGCGGCGATCTTCCGCTCGAAGAGGCACTCAATGAATTCGAACGTGGCGTACAACTGGCGCGCCAGGGTCAGGTAAAGTTACAGCAGGCGGAGCAGCGCGTGCAGATCCTGCTCTCCGATTCCGAAGAGGCGTCATTAAAGCCTTTCGCACCGGACGCTGAATAA
- the ispA gene encoding (2E,6E)-farnesyl diphosphate synthase — protein MDFNQQLQACVDRANDALRRFIAPLPFQNTPLVDAIQYGALLGGKRLRPFLVYATGSMFGVSLQTLDAPAAAVECIHAYSLIHDDLPAMDDDDLRRGLPTCHIKFGEANAILAGDALQTLAFSILADAPMPEVAAHDRLAMVSTLAISSGVAGMCGGQALDLAAEGEQISLEALEQIHRHKTGALIRAAVKMGALSAGDRGREALPQLDRYAQSIGLAFQVQDDILDVVGDTATLGKRQGADQHLGKSTYPALLGLEQARTKARDLIDDARQALSLLAAQSLDTTALEALANYIIQRDK, from the coding sequence ATGGATTTTAATCAACAATTGCAGGCCTGCGTCGATCGGGCCAATGACGCGCTGCGCCGTTTTATCGCTCCGCTGCCCTTTCAGAACACTCCTCTGGTTGACGCTATCCAGTATGGCGCACTATTGGGCGGTAAACGTCTGCGTCCGTTTCTGGTTTACGCAACCGGTTCGATGTTCGGTGTCAGCCTGCAAACGCTGGATGCGCCCGCGGCCGCAGTGGAGTGTATCCATGCTTACTCGCTGATCCATGATGATCTGCCAGCGATGGATGACGACGATTTACGCCGTGGCCTGCCGACCTGCCATATTAAATTTGGCGAAGCCAATGCCATTCTTGCGGGAGATGCATTGCAGACGCTGGCTTTCTCGATCCTCGCCGATGCGCCGATGCCGGAAGTGGCGGCACACGATCGGCTGGCGATGGTATCAACGCTGGCGATCTCCAGCGGCGTGGCCGGCATGTGCGGCGGCCAGGCGCTGGATCTGGCGGCTGAAGGCGAGCAAATCTCACTGGAAGCGCTGGAGCAGATCCATCGTCACAAAACCGGCGCGCTGATCCGTGCGGCAGTAAAAATGGGCGCGCTGAGCGCGGGCGACAGAGGGCGGGAAGCCTTGCCTCAGCTCGATCGCTACGCCCAGAGCATCGGTCTGGCGTTCCAGGTTCAGGATGACATTCTGGATGTGGTCGGCGATACTGCCACCCTTGGGAAACGCCAGGGTGCCGATCAGCACCTGGGGAAAAGTACCTATCCCGCACTTCTGGGTCTTGAGCAAGCCCGGACAAAAGCCCGCGACCTGATTGACGATGCCCGACAGGCGCTTAGCCTGCTGGCTGCACAGTCGCTTGATACGACGGCACTGGAAGCACTGGCGAATTATATAATCCAGCGTGATAAATAA
- the yajL gene encoding protein deglycase YajL translates to MSASALICLAPGSEETEAVTTIDLLVRGGIAVTTASVASDGNLVITCSRGVKLLADAPLVEVADGDFDAIVLPGGLKGAECFRDSPLLVETVRQFHLSGRIVAAICAAAGTVLVPHQLFPIGNMTGFPGLKETIPPEQWQDKRVVWDPRVNLLTSQGPGTAIDFGLKIIDLLVGREKAHEVASQLVMAAGIYNYYEA, encoded by the coding sequence ATGAGCGCATCAGCTCTGATATGCCTCGCCCCTGGTAGTGAAGAGACCGAAGCGGTCACTACGATCGATCTGCTGGTCCGCGGCGGCATTGCTGTCACAACCGCCAGCGTCGCCAGCGACGGCAACCTGGTTATCACCTGCTCGCGCGGGGTTAAACTGCTGGCCGATGCGCCGCTGGTTGAAGTAGCGGATGGTGATTTCGATGCGATTGTGTTGCCGGGCGGCCTGAAAGGCGCGGAGTGCTTCCGCGACAGCCCGCTGCTGGTTGAAACCGTTCGCCAGTTCCACCTTTCCGGGCGCATTGTTGCCGCCATTTGTGCCGCCGCCGGTACGGTGCTGGTGCCGCATCAGCTCTTCCCGATTGGCAATATGACCGGTTTCCCAGGGCTGAAAGAGACGATTCCGCCCGAGCAGTGGCAGGATAAACGTGTGGTGTGGGATCCGCGGGTAAATTTATTGACCAGCCAGGGGCCAGGCACAGCCATTGATTTTGGCCTGAAGATTATTGACCTGCTGGTCGGGCGCGAAAAAGCCCATGAGGTGGCGTCACAGCTGGTGATGGCGGCGGGGATTTATAACTACTACGAAGCGTAG